One region of Limnospira fusiformis SAG 85.79 genomic DNA includes:
- a CDS encoding phosphodiester glycosidase family protein encodes MKELKYGVKVSPLRSQYFMNNTVASFTDISQHWAYPFIQGLQRQGVVSGFKDRTFRPDQTMTRAEFASIVQAAFSLVPQREYTPFADVPADFWAAEAIRNTFRSRFISGFPDGRFLPGENISRLHVLLALVSGLQMQAGASVSLTAIYKDGGNIPNYAQQAIATATRNRLVVNAPTIDILKPNRPATRGEVAACIYQARVFLNQSPIVASPYIVELANPGVIRRGTHLSVNGRTWRAAWGQWSSGICTYTGVSNKGAILALGMELLNTDDVNVQPVKWFSTISKSYRLKTQLDREYRYLNLDDIAPVGNWEMVIDNQTLRIFSVPSKVDNITVNENDGICRIEIQLSQATPWELYEQSREWEVVLDAIAAESLANRFPETATTPPKSGNQEQQNEGETSGSSEKPSPIVVRISATQTVIKGTLPDGYRVRTQTLHNRDRLVIELRRDALVEQSILVYPGLRSRQQYLTLEGDKFPAVWLTITPRSGLSIAPIWTETNQMRGTNSFLAITKTWSSLGGINGGYFNRNNLLPLGVIRKDNKWFSGPILNRGAMAWDNNGRVRMGRLKLVETLVISTGQRFEVDLLNTGYVKAGIARYTSEWGASYFPLTLNEIVVVVSGDQVTRQIELPDDQTPTAIPTNGYLLVFRSFRSAVSAFGVGSRLTITATTTPSEFIDFPHIMGGGPLLVQNRNIVVNAEAEGFNYWFGQQLAIRSAVGVTATGEVLMVTVHNRVNGAGPSLTEMAKLMQQLGAIDAINLDGGSSTSLVLGGHLLNRTPDTAARVHNGLGIFI; translated from the coding sequence GTGAAGGAATTAAAATATGGGGTTAAGGTTTCACCTTTGCGATCGCAATATTTTATGAACAACACAGTCGCCTCATTTACCGATATCAGCCAACACTGGGCTTATCCGTTTATCCAAGGTCTGCAACGCCAAGGGGTTGTGAGTGGGTTTAAAGATAGAACCTTCCGCCCCGACCAAACGATGACCAGGGCTGAATTTGCCTCCATTGTCCAAGCGGCCTTTTCCCTAGTACCCCAACGGGAGTATACACCCTTTGCAGATGTTCCGGCCGATTTTTGGGCGGCTGAAGCGATCCGCAATACGTTTAGATCCAGATTTATCAGTGGTTTTCCTGATGGTCGGTTTCTTCCTGGGGAGAACATTTCCCGGTTGCACGTTTTACTGGCTTTAGTGTCTGGCTTACAGATGCAGGCGGGAGCATCTGTGTCTTTAACTGCTATATATAAGGATGGGGGTAATATTCCCAACTACGCCCAACAGGCGATCGCCACAGCCACCCGAAACCGCTTAGTAGTAAACGCGCCTACCATTGATATTTTGAAGCCTAACCGTCCCGCCACGAGGGGAGAAGTGGCGGCTTGCATTTACCAGGCGCGAGTATTTCTGAACCAAAGCCCTATAGTAGCTTCCCCGTATATTGTGGAACTTGCTAACCCCGGAGTAATTCGGCGGGGGACTCACCTATCAGTAAATGGTCGGACTTGGCGCGCGGCTTGGGGTCAGTGGAGTTCGGGAATTTGCACTTATACGGGAGTTAGCAACAAAGGGGCGATATTGGCTTTAGGTATGGAGTTACTGAATACTGATGATGTTAACGTTCAGCCTGTTAAGTGGTTTTCAACTATTAGCAAATCTTACCGCCTGAAAACTCAACTAGATCGGGAATATCGCTATCTGAATTTGGACGATATCGCCCCGGTAGGGAATTGGGAAATGGTTATTGATAACCAAACTTTACGCATATTCTCTGTACCTAGCAAAGTTGACAATATTACGGTTAATGAAAACGATGGTATTTGCCGGATTGAGATACAACTAAGTCAAGCTACCCCTTGGGAACTTTACGAACAAAGTCGAGAATGGGAAGTGGTGTTAGATGCGATCGCTGCTGAATCTCTAGCCAATCGGTTTCCGGAAACGGCAACCACACCCCCTAAATCTGGTAATCAAGAACAACAAAATGAGGGGGAAACTAGCGGCAGTTCTGAGAAACCATCACCCATTGTCGTTCGCATTTCAGCCACTCAAACCGTGATTAAGGGAACTTTACCTGATGGGTATAGAGTCCGCACCCAAACCCTTCATAATCGCGATAGATTGGTAATTGAACTGCGGCGAGATGCTTTAGTGGAACAGAGTATTTTGGTTTATCCAGGACTGCGATCGCGACAGCAATATTTAACTTTAGAAGGGGATAAATTTCCGGCAGTCTGGTTAACGATAACTCCTCGGTCGGGGTTGTCAATCGCCCCGATATGGACCGAAACCAATCAGATGCGGGGGACTAACTCTTTCTTAGCTATTACCAAAACTTGGTCAAGTTTGGGGGGGATTAATGGCGGATATTTTAACCGTAATAACTTATTACCTTTGGGGGTTATTCGTAAGGATAATAAGTGGTTTTCTGGGCCAATACTTAATCGGGGTGCTATGGCTTGGGATAATAATGGAAGAGTGAGAATGGGGCGATTAAAGTTAGTAGAAACTCTGGTAATTTCTACGGGACAACGCTTTGAGGTAGACCTGCTAAATACTGGATATGTGAAGGCGGGAATTGCTCGTTATACTTCCGAATGGGGAGCCAGTTATTTCCCTCTAACTCTTAATGAAATTGTGGTGGTAGTTTCGGGAGACCAAGTAACTCGACAAATTGAACTACCTGATGATCAAACTCCCACAGCTATCCCCACTAATGGTTATCTGCTGGTTTTCCGTTCTTTTCGGAGTGCTGTTAGTGCTTTTGGGGTCGGTTCTCGGTTAACAATTACGGCGACAACTACTCCCTCTGAGTTTATAGATTTTCCTCATATTATGGGTGGCGGACCTCTGTTGGTGCAAAATCGCAATATTGTGGTTAATGCAGAGGCGGAAGGGTTTAATTATTGGTTTGGTCAACAGTTGGCTATCCGCAGCGCTGTGGGTGTGACAGCGACGGGAGAAGTGCTTATGGTGACTGTTCATAACCGGGTGAATGGGGCGGGACCTAGTTTAACAGAAATGGCAAAATTGATGCAGCAATTAGGGGCGATCGATGCTATAAATTTGGATGGTGGCAGTTCTACCAGTTTGGTGCTGGGTGGGCATTTACTTAATCGCACCCCTGATACAGCCGCCAGGGTTCACAATGGTTTGGGAATATTTATTTAG
- a CDS encoding group II intron reverse transcriptase, whose amino-acid sequence MLLYVLTTLSFAISPILANIALLGMVRLIETMYPKKANRVQASLVRYADDFVVISPSLDIIEPCKNAISEWLKPVGLEIKPEKTRVCHTLNPIQYEGRTEEAGFDLLGFNIRQYPVGKYKSGKTGGTASRLIGHKTHIKPSKKAVQAHTEVIKGVIKQHKTAPQSALISRLNPIIRGWENYYSGVVSSETFSKLDDIIWQMLRAWKVSRCGKANIEKLRNYLRPGTVILSNGKERHETWLFRTKDGLQLWKHNWTPIVRHTLIKPEATPYDGNWTYWSNRKGQAIGTPNRVAKLLKKQKGKCTWCGQYLTPYDLVEVDHIVPRNLGGKDEYNNLQLLHRHCHDDKTALDNVNAVSLTMEVRNVQARA is encoded by the coding sequence TTGCTATTATACGTCCTAACTACTCTGTCTTTTGCTATAAGTCCAATACTCGCCAACATTGCACTGTTGGGAATGGTTAGGTTAATTGAAACAATGTATCCCAAGAAAGCTAATAGAGTGCAAGCCTCGTTAGTAAGATACGCCGATGATTTCGTAGTAATATCACCTTCACTCGATATCATTGAACCGTGTAAAAATGCTATTTCCGAATGGTTAAAACCTGTAGGATTGGAAATTAAACCTGAAAAGACTAGAGTGTGTCATACACTTAACCCCATACAATACGAGGGCAGAACAGAAGAAGCAGGTTTTGATTTATTAGGATTTAATATCAGGCAATACCCTGTAGGAAAATATAAATCGGGAAAAACAGGTGGGACAGCGAGCCGATTAATCGGTCACAAAACCCACATAAAACCCAGTAAGAAAGCAGTTCAAGCCCATACAGAAGTGATTAAGGGTGTGATAAAACAGCATAAGACCGCACCCCAGTCTGCCCTGATTAGCAGGCTAAACCCGATTATTCGGGGGTGGGAAAATTACTACTCAGGAGTAGTTTCATCCGAGACATTCAGCAAGCTAGATGACATAATTTGGCAAATGTTAAGGGCATGGAAAGTATCAAGATGCGGAAAGGCAAACATCGAAAAACTGAGGAATTATTTGAGACCGGGAACGGTCATACTCAGTAATGGGAAAGAAAGACATGAAACCTGGTTATTTAGAACTAAAGATGGACTTCAGTTATGGAAACATAACTGGACTCCAATTGTCAGACACACCCTGATCAAACCTGAAGCAACACCATACGACGGAAATTGGACTTACTGGTCAAACAGAAAAGGACAAGCAATCGGAACGCCAAATAGGGTAGCAAAACTACTCAAAAAGCAAAAAGGCAAGTGTACCTGGTGCGGGCAATATTTGACCCCATATGACTTAGTTGAAGTAGACCACATTGTACCTCGAAACCTCGGTGGAAAGGATGAATACAACAACCTTCAGCTATTACACCGCCACTGTCATGATGATAAAACGGCGTTAGATAACGTCAATGCTGTATCTTTAACAATGGAGGTGCGAAACGTTCAGGCACGCGCATAG
- a CDS encoding tetratricopeptide repeat protein: MSVPNPEAEALSLHEKAENYLAEGKLEKAIAFYQKAIQLNPRFSWSHHKLGDAFSQLERWDDARSAYQKAIAVNSGFFWSYNNLGNTLIKQGHWSAAIEVYQKAISLDTNFPWCYYNLGNAYSYIGEWEKSIDAYLTACQLDDNLPDLDEKLGDALAGYCQGNLDNIIEHLTILPSFLDITIYQKLADNLARKYYWLAAIILYQKVLAIEPKNPEILPKLNQAWERQRELEHQLNIHNQIVKQHPDSYDAYYRLGNALFKVGKWHQAIEAYLRSMELNPNLPPWLYKDLWTLIKAEGRLGEVVDLYQKAIVKNPKSCELYINLGEVFAQQGNLKAAINCNLQATAIKFKQELTNPQLPPQFIIIGTQKGGTTSLYYYLEKHPQTALSVIKEIEFWSRKFDRGIDWYLSHFCTIPKADRVMTGEATPSYLDCQSVAERLFNCYPDMKLIVMLRNPIDRAISHYYHWVNIGWESRDLSTVIASEINRFKQGNRQIWDCPHSYLARGIYVEFLKHWLSIFPKDNFLILKSEDLYNSPDNTLRRVHQFLGLADYSLQTYPKYNSRFYPDVAEIWRYKLGEFYQPYNQALEDFVGVKFGWNSG, translated from the coding sequence ATGTCTGTACCTAACCCGGAAGCGGAGGCTTTGAGTTTACACGAAAAGGCAGAAAACTATTTAGCCGAGGGAAAGCTGGAGAAGGCGATCGCTTTTTACCAAAAGGCGATCCAGCTAAACCCTCGTTTCTCCTGGTCTCACCATAAATTAGGGGATGCTTTCTCTCAACTGGAAAGGTGGGATGATGCTAGGTCGGCTTACCAAAAGGCGATCGCTGTTAATTCCGGCTTTTTTTGGTCTTATAATAATTTAGGAAATACTCTGATTAAACAGGGTCATTGGTCGGCAGCTATTGAAGTATATCAAAAAGCAATTTCTCTTGATACTAATTTTCCCTGGTGTTATTATAATTTAGGTAATGCTTACAGTTATATCGGTGAATGGGAAAAGTCTATTGATGCCTATTTAACAGCTTGTCAACTTGATGATAATTTACCAGACCTTGATGAAAAGTTGGGTGATGCTTTGGCGGGATACTGTCAGGGAAATCTTGATAATATCATCGAACACTTAACTATTTTGCCATCCTTTCTGGATATCACAATTTATCAAAAATTAGCCGACAATTTAGCCAGAAAATATTATTGGTTAGCAGCCATTATATTATATCAAAAAGTGTTGGCTATTGAGCCAAAAAATCCAGAGATTTTACCCAAACTTAATCAGGCTTGGGAACGCCAACGGGAACTTGAACATCAGTTAAATATCCACAATCAGATTGTTAAACAGCATCCTGATAGTTATGATGCTTATTATCGCTTAGGCAATGCTTTATTTAAAGTGGGGAAATGGCATCAGGCTATTGAGGCTTATTTACGGTCTATGGAATTAAATCCGAATTTACCTCCTTGGTTATATAAGGATTTGTGGACATTGATTAAAGCCGAAGGACGCTTAGGGGAAGTGGTGGATTTATATCAAAAAGCCATTGTTAAAAATCCCAAATCCTGCGAATTATATATTAATTTAGGAGAAGTTTTTGCCCAACAAGGCAACCTAAAAGCAGCGATAAATTGTAACCTTCAAGCCACAGCTATTAAGTTTAAACAGGAGTTAACCAACCCTCAATTGCCCCCTCAATTTATCATTATTGGTACTCAAAAAGGGGGGACTACTTCCCTATATTATTATCTTGAAAAACATCCACAAACTGCTTTATCTGTCATCAAAGAAATTGAGTTTTGGTCTCGGAAGTTTGACCGAGGTATAGACTGGTATTTGAGCCATTTTTGTACTATACCTAAAGCCGATAGGGTGATGACTGGGGAAGCGACACCTAGTTATTTGGACTGTCAGTCTGTAGCGGAACGTCTGTTTAACTGTTATCCTGACATGAAATTAATTGTAATGCTAAGAAATCCCATAGATAGGGCGATTTCTCATTACTATCATTGGGTTAATATTGGTTGGGAATCGCGAGATTTATCAACAGTGATCGCCTCAGAAATAAACCGATTTAAACAGGGTAATCGTCAGATTTGGGACTGTCCCCATAGTTATTTGGCACGTGGTATATATGTGGAATTTTTGAAACATTGGTTATCTATCTTCCCCAAAGATAATTTTCTGATTCTCAAAAGCGAGGATTTATATAATAGTCCAGACAATACTTTAAGGAGAGTACATCAGTTTTTGGGTTTAGCCGATTATTCATTACAAACATATCCCAAATACAACTCTCGATTTTATCCTGATGTGGCTGAAATATGGCGCTATAAGTTGGGAGAATTTTACCAACCTTACAATCAAGCTTTAGAGGATTTTGTGGGTGTAAAATTTGGCTGGAATAGCGGTTAA
- a CDS encoding IS630 family transposase, translated as MYRRPKRPAPYSYDLRQKVINAIELYGMSKTKASQFFHLSRNTINLWLQRKEHTGDFLPKPNRPPGHNHQITDWHKFKAFAQEHGDQTSAQMAQLWDDDISPRTISRALKKIGFTRKKTYGYQERDEQQREEFIAHIEKMEPEGLVYLDEAAMNSQDSDYPYGYCEEGQRFHALKSGKRQGRVSYMAAWCHQQLLALFTFEGCCNRTVFELWLEFILIPTLKPGQTLVLDNATFHKGGRIAELVEAAQCRLLYLPPYSPDLNKIEKCWSWLKARIRHCIEQFDSLHDAMDSVLKAAS; from the coding sequence ATCTACAGAAGACCCAAAAGGCCAGCCCCCTACAGTTACGACCTTAGACAAAAAGTTATCAATGCAATTGAACTATACGGTATGTCCAAAACCAAAGCCAGTCAATTTTTCCATCTCAGCCGGAACACTATCAATCTCTGGCTCCAAAGAAAAGAACACACCGGAGACTTCCTCCCTAAACCTAATCGCCCACCTGGTCATAACCACCAAATTACCGACTGGCACAAATTCAAGGCTTTTGCCCAAGAGCATGGCGATCAAACCTCCGCTCAGATGGCTCAACTTTGGGATGACGACATCTCTCCTCGCACCATATCCAGAGCCTTGAAGAAAATTGGCTTCACCAGAAAAAAAACTTACGGCTACCAAGAACGTGATGAGCAACAGCGAGAGGAGTTTATTGCTCATATTGAAAAGATGGAGCCGGAAGGGTTAGTTTACCTCGATGAAGCTGCCATGAATAGTCAAGACTCGGATTATCCTTATGGTTACTGCGAGGAAGGACAACGCTTCCATGCCCTCAAATCAGGGAAGAGGCAGGGCAGGGTGAGCTATATGGCGGCATGGTGTCATCAACAACTCTTAGCTCTCTTTACCTTTGAGGGTTGTTGTAATCGGACAGTGTTTGAGTTGTGGTTGGAGTTTATCTTAATTCCAACATTGAAGCCAGGTCAGACTCTAGTATTGGACAATGCAACGTTTCATAAAGGGGGGCGGATTGCTGAACTGGTGGAGGCAGCTCAATGCCGTTTACTCTATCTTCCGCCTTATTCGCCAGACCTCAACAAGATAGAGAAATGTTGGTCGTGGTTGAAAGCCCGCATTCGCCATTGTATTGAGCAGTTTGATTCTCTCCATGATGCCATGGATTCTGTTCTCAAGGCTGCGTCCTAA
- a CDS encoding glycosyltransferase: MSATTRQPRVSVIIPAYNADRYIAEAINSIFSQSYQDYEIIVVDDGSTDSTPEILQSYGSRIYSISQTNGGIAAARNLGIAAAKGELIALLDHDDIFLPDKLPAQVACFDSHPGVGLVNSGWQIISADGTPQSNIEPWHKVPTLTLETWLTDTPILPSAMMFRREWWEKAGGFDSRFDGADDVDFVLRLAKMGCEATWLKQMTVGYRQHDRAMSIADPTKQLEAFNAVHENFFQQPDLDDSIRQLERQTRYESLTWMAWRFYYTGHPTKMAEFLRRSLSYSPYTLPITVSDWIHRFMGYCTGYGELMDTHSFRQQPEWQQLLLETLPKTTPKVSVIIPAYNCDRYIELCVRSALEQTYTDYEVIVIDDGSTDNTRQVIEPYLDVISYHYQPNQGVAKARNYGCSLARGEFLAFLDGDDFFLPEKLAEQVSHFQENPSIDLIQSGWIVVDQNSQFLAQVRPWENAPFLNLETWVLYKCVRPSALIMRREWWEKVGGFDHRRPLTEDLDFVLRLSLIGCRTVWLKKMHACYRQHDCSLMSGGEKVIRHTEALMNEFFRRPELPISIRQLERKERYERWIWLAWRMYRDGYPQLMVECLQKSLEYSDVSPMETLLHWTNASHNISQEYGEKLLIEQLIKSPEWQDIYTLFIGGSRCRQKSQLNLSKSALMNQHIVLINTDDPGIGGLAQYDHLIMCELAKIGYQVTAVRPKHTSPLVEQEGSLGVQQFWLDYSTSSDLARVLRNCQDYEKLYSQLKPDFIIFSDGWPYSHFAAKQVAIEQKIPYAIALGLAMSEHADFSMGDDIPYREAVRYQYGLARVVNVAAREHLNILHQDFKLPENKGNVVYYGRSPKYFNPPDPEARKRLRQEISLPEDAVMCFTSARLAPIKGHRHQLEAIAHLKNSPIWSKLYLVWAGTGKGSDRDVEPELREMAQQLGVAEKVIFLGQRWDVPDWLDACDIFVLTSYSEAAPSFAIMEAMAKGLPIVASAAGGIPEGLGGTGKLLPNPNVDPAATARELAHTLEEWAVNPQLRQAMGQASKLRAEQLFREERMLRETINILHPAISAPISDEFAQCEEVIKGVQNLSHRLRYRSQTWQAWHAYTTGDTAAAVEHLQRSLKYSPFQFTTQTILDWVNDFVRLYSLKGDRLDALSFAKLIMDNY; encoded by the coding sequence ATGTCAGCAACTACTCGCCAACCCAGAGTCAGTGTCATCATTCCCGCTTACAATGCCGATCGCTACATTGCCGAAGCCATCAATAGCATTTTCAGCCAGAGTTATCAGGACTATGAAATTATTGTAGTCGATGACGGCTCTACCGACAGCACCCCAGAAATTCTCCAATCCTACGGATCACGTATTTACAGTATATCCCAAACTAATGGTGGCATAGCAGCAGCCAGAAATCTCGGTATAGCAGCCGCTAAGGGAGAATTAATCGCCCTATTAGACCATGATGATATTTTCCTCCCGGACAAATTGCCAGCCCAGGTCGCCTGCTTCGACTCTCACCCTGGGGTAGGACTGGTCAACAGTGGTTGGCAAATTATTAGTGCCGACGGTACACCCCAATCAAATATTGAACCCTGGCATAAAGTCCCAACTCTCACCCTAGAAACCTGGTTGACTGATACTCCCATTTTACCCAGTGCGATGATGTTCCGGCGAGAGTGGTGGGAAAAGGCGGGAGGCTTTGACTCGCGGTTTGACGGTGCGGACGACGTAGACTTTGTGCTGCGACTAGCCAAAATGGGATGTGAGGCTACCTGGTTAAAACAGATGACCGTGGGTTATCGCCAACACGATCGCGCCATGTCTATTGCCGATCCTACCAAACAGTTAGAGGCTTTTAATGCCGTCCATGAAAACTTTTTCCAACAACCAGACCTGGACGACTCTATCCGCCAACTAGAGAGGCAGACCCGTTATGAATCATTAACCTGGATGGCTTGGCGATTTTATTATACTGGTCATCCGACCAAAATGGCAGAATTTCTAAGGCGATCGCTTTCCTATAGCCCCTACACCCTTCCTATCACCGTTTCTGACTGGATACATCGCTTTATGGGTTATTGTACTGGCTACGGTGAATTAATGGATACCCACAGCTTTAGACAACAACCAGAATGGCAACAACTCCTCTTAGAAACCCTCCCCAAAACCACCCCTAAAGTTAGTGTAATTATTCCCGCTTATAATTGCGATCGCTATATTGAACTGTGTGTCAGAAGCGCCCTGGAACAAACCTATACAGACTATGAAGTTATCGTAATTGATGACGGTTCCACCGACAACACCCGGCAGGTTATCGAACCCTATTTAGACGTAATTTCCTATCACTATCAACCCAACCAGGGGGTTGCCAAAGCCAGAAATTATGGTTGTAGTTTGGCGCGGGGAGAATTTCTCGCTTTTTTAGATGGGGATGACTTTTTTTTGCCCGAAAAACTCGCCGAACAAGTTAGCCACTTCCAGGAAAATCCCTCCATTGATTTAATCCAAAGTGGCTGGATAGTGGTTGACCAAAATTCTCAATTCCTAGCCCAAGTTAGACCCTGGGAAAATGCACCATTCTTGAACTTAGAAACCTGGGTTTTATATAAATGTGTCCGTCCTAGCGCCTTAATTATGCGGCGTGAATGGTGGGAAAAAGTGGGAGGATTTGATCATCGCCGTCCCCTCACAGAAGACCTAGATTTTGTCCTGCGGTTATCTTTAATAGGGTGTCGCACCGTTTGGCTGAAAAAAATGCACGCCTGCTACCGCCAACATGATTGTAGTTTGATGTCTGGAGGGGAAAAAGTCATCCGCCATACGGAAGCCTTAATGAATGAGTTTTTCCGCCGCCCGGAATTACCCATATCTATCCGTCAACTGGAAAGAAAAGAACGCTATGAGCGCTGGATATGGTTAGCATGGAGAATGTATCGAGATGGCTACCCTCAATTGATGGTAGAATGTTTACAGAAGTCCTTAGAATATAGTGATGTTTCTCCGATGGAGACTTTACTACACTGGACAAATGCCTCTCATAATATCTCACAAGAGTATGGAGAAAAGTTGTTAATTGAGCAACTCATTAAGAGCCCAGAATGGCAAGATATTTATACATTATTTATCGGCGGTTCAAGATGCCGACAAAAATCACAGTTAAATTTATCGAAATCGGCTTTAATGAATCAACACATTGTTTTAATCAATACAGATGATCCGGGTATTGGCGGACTGGCACAATATGATCATCTAATTATGTGTGAATTGGCTAAAATTGGTTATCAAGTCACAGCAGTTAGACCAAAACATACTAGCCCTTTGGTGGAACAAGAGGGGAGTTTGGGAGTGCAACAGTTTTGGCTAGATTACAGTACGAGTTCAGATTTGGCTAGAGTGTTGAGAAATTGCCAAGATTACGAAAAATTGTATTCTCAACTGAAGCCGGATTTTATTATCTTTAGTGATGGCTGGCCCTATTCCCATTTTGCGGCTAAACAGGTGGCTATTGAACAAAAAATTCCCTATGCGATCGCCCTAGGTTTAGCCATGAGTGAACACGCCGATTTTTCCATGGGTGATGATATCCCATATCGAGAAGCTGTGCGCTATCAATATGGTTTGGCGCGGGTGGTAAATGTGGCGGCGCGGGAACATTTAAACATTCTCCATCAGGATTTTAAATTACCTGAAAATAAAGGCAATGTGGTTTATTATGGCCGATCGCCAAAATACTTTAACCCCCCCGACCCAGAAGCGCGAAAACGGTTGCGCCAGGAAATTAGCCTTCCCGAAGATGCAGTAATGTGCTTTACTTCAGCCCGACTCGCCCCAATTAAAGGTCACCGTCATCAACTAGAAGCGATCGCCCACTTGAAAAATTCCCCGATTTGGTCAAAACTATATCTGGTATGGGCGGGAACCGGAAAAGGTAGCGATCGTGATGTAGAACCCGAACTTAGGGAAATGGCACAACAGCTAGGGGTAGCCGAAAAGGTGATTTTCCTAGGTCAACGCTGGGATGTTCCCGACTGGCTAGATGCCTGTGACATCTTTGTGTTAACCTCCTATTCAGAAGCCGCCCCCTCCTTCGCCATTATGGAAGCTATGGCTAAGGGTTTACCTATTGTCGCTTCCGCCGCCGGTGGCATTCCTGAAGGTTTAGGCGGAACCGGGAAACTGTTACCTAACCCGAATGTTGACCCAGCAGCTACGGCGCGGGAACTCGCCCACACTCTCGAAGAATGGGCCGTTAATCCTCAACTCCGACAAGCTATGGGACAGGCGAGTAAACTGAGAGCCGAACAACTATTTCGGGAAGAACGGATGCTTAGGGAAACCATAAACATCCTTCATCCGGCTATATCAGCCCCCATAAGCGATGAATTTGCCCAGTGTGAGGAGGTGATAAAAGGGGTACAAAACCTCAGCCACAGGCTTCGCTATCGATCGCAAACGTGGCAAGCATGGCACGCCTACACCACCGGGGACACAGCCGCAGCGGTTGAACATCTCCAACGGTCTCTCAAATATTCTCCTTTCCAATTCACCACTCAAACTATCCTAGACTGGGTTAATGATTTCGTGCGCTTATACTCTCTAAAAGGCGATCGCTTAGATGCGCTTTCCTTTGCTAAATTGATAATGGATAATTATTAA